Below is a genomic region from Triticum dicoccoides isolate Atlit2015 ecotype Zavitan chromosome 5A, WEW_v2.0, whole genome shotgun sequence.
GAAGACCGCATGTTTATAAGGTCAATTGTATAAGGCCTTAGCCCTTTTcgcaaacaaaataaaaataaaaacaatcaagttAAGGCATCCGTCGATTATTGACATCGATCTCACTCAACAACTGACACAAATTAATGGAAGAGTTCTGCATTTCCAATTTTTGATATCCATAATCAAGCTCAAGCCTGCACATCCAAAAACGAGTTTGGCATATGCAGTTTGAGGCAGTAGTCGGCCAGCACCGAACTACCGGATCTGGGTGTAAATACAGGCTCTGATGTTGATAGGATTGTCGTCATATGGTAGAACAATAATATGGGGCACGAGGAACTGGAAGCGGTCGTCGGCATTCGGCAGCCCATCGGAAAGATCAGTGCATTCTACGTCGAAACAGGATTTCTGGCGGTCACCATGCCATCGACTGGGGCGGTCGAACTCCAGCTCCAGCCCATAGAGATAGAAGTTGGGTTCATCGCCGTCGGCTCGAGGAGGACGTACGCATACAGCGGAGATGGCCCGTCCGAGGCGCTCAGGCGACACCATTACCAGGAACAGCAGCTTCATGGCGCCGTCGAGGTCGACGACATCAACGACGTTGAAGCCCTCGCGGAGTTCCATGTGGAACGACTCCTCAGCGCGGACGTCGGTGGTGCACGGCCACCCGTGCCCCGTGGTGAAGTGGGCCAGCAGCGTCTCCGTGCTGCCGACGAAGCCACAGGCTTCCTCGGGGCAGTGGCACGGCGCGTGCTGGCAGGCCTTGATGTGAGGCTGGAGGTCATGGTATGCCGGTTTGGTGGCGCACCCGTAGGGGGCATTGGGGCACGGCGCCCGGATGGAGTCCACCAGCTTCTCCATGGCGTGGCTCCGGCGATAGCCGCCGTCCATCGGAGCACGGCAGACGTGACAACTCCGCGCCGAGGCCAGCTTGTCGCGGCACTGCAAGCACAGCACGTGCCCCACCATGCACTGCACGTTTGGAAGCATGGCTTATGGTGTAGTTATAACAAATACTTGGCAACGCAGGAGATATCCATGGTGCGTGCGAGGACGTATCTACGTACCTGGAAGATGGGCGGCTTGAGCGGGAGGAAGCAGACACCGCAGTCGAGGGCATCGGCATCCACCAGCGTCAAGTTCTCCAGCGCCGTGCGTGGGGAAGGCGGCTCCATTGGCCTTGCCGACTTTGCTGGAGTAGTAGAGCAGTATAAATAAGCAAAGTTTTAAATAGCACACTAGCCTCTTAGCGGAGTGCGCTATAGCATCCTAAACCCTATTTAACGTTtcaacataaataaataaaaataaacatatAATCAAGCATCAATTcaacatatactccctctgttcatgtATAAGATGTTTTAAAGACTTGACACAAGTCCTCATATATAAGATGTTTTAGAGACTTGACACAAGTCTCTAAAATGTCTTATGTTTATGAACAGAGGAAGTACTTGATAATAGACAGCACACTATAGCAGCAAGTCATCACAAGCAGGTTTCTCCATTTTTTCCCGTCGCCATTTTAAGTGGTGCTTGTGGCACCGCTTAACCGCAGAAAGCCGCCACAAAGTAGATTGCAGATCCTGGGCACCAAAATTCGACAGTGGAGTAACACGCATCAGTGACTTTCTGCAGATTGCAGGAGGCTGTAAGCATGCATATCTATCTTGATTTGCACATAACAAAGCAGAAACTAGCACAGGCAGGGGATCATGCAAACATTCAAGGTAGGTCCTTCCCATAGTGAAAGTATACCCCAAATGCAAGCAATCTTCTCAACTTAACAAATAGATTACCACAGAACACCTTATGAATCTATAACTTTGCCACTGCTAATGGTCTCAATGTGTCAAAGGTAACCATTTTCTGCTCAAATTAATCTTAACATAACAAATGATTGTCTCAAAACATGAACAGTTCACAAAAGAAAACAATTCATCATGCAGTACAGAACTAGAGCAGTAGTGCAGTACAATCCATAGTTCCATACCTTGTGATGGTTTTTGTTTGCTCATGGTCGGAGGGGAGGCCGAGCTCGTTGCCGGGATCCGATGGAGGCTGGCGACCTGGGAAGGGGAGGCCGCGAGCAGAGGGGGGGACGGCGGTGACCTGGGGAAGGGGAGCTGCTCAGCCCGCCGTCGCCGTCCGCAGCCGATGGCCGCCGCCAGTTGCTTGCGATTGAGATGAGGCGGTCGAGCTGGGGGAGGGGATCCCGGGAGCTTCTCAGCCCgatgccgccgtccgccgccgcccgtcgccgccagtGGCCGCTTGGTATTGAGAGCAGGGGACTggagttttctttttctgttttttttagacGGGAGGGGACTGTAGTTTAGGTTTTGATCGACAGGAAGGAAGGTGGGCGTTTTGGTAGGATTTCAGGCCTTGGCCCGCCCAGCGATTACGAGTTTTGGACCGAAAGAATTTAGCCCGGGAGAGAGCGCGGCGACTGTATCTCACATTAAGCCATTCCTCACCCCAAAATTTAAAAATTTAGCCACTCCTCAGAAAGTCTCGAAGTTTTCCTGGTCGTGGTCGCCATTTTCGCGCAGTTGAAAAATAGAAGAGGAAAACTGGGAGTACCAGGGATGGATCCCGGTTgccttcattttttttgttttataaATTTTCCGTTTCCTTTAGTTTTTATGTCGTTTCTTTCttagttttctttgtttcttttggatTTCATTCAATATTTTTTGTATATGTTAATTtttttctaatacatgtttaacatttttaaatacaagattaacattcttttgtatacatgatcaacatttttacgATACAAACTTTTAAACTTTTTCAAATATAAGATTAACCTTTTTTGTGTACATGCTTAACATTATTCCTATACATACTTTTATTttattcaaatgcttgattaatttttTTAAATACAGGATTAACATTATCTAATAAATGGTCAACATTTTCTCTATGCATATTAATTTTTtttctcaaatgcttgattaacatttttaaatgaaatattaacattttttacacatggttaacattttttgtatacacatcTGGCCCTTTTTTAGATGATTGATTGCATTTTTAAAAACTTGTTAAACATTttgttcaaatgcttgattaatatttttctaTACATGAACAAAATTTTCCACTATTTTTTTAATAAATGGTCAAAAATATTTATACACCTTGAAGATTTTTTAAATACTtgctgaacatttttcaaatacttgttcaatatttttttaaatgtttgattaataattttatatacatgataaaaatTCATTTTTTGTAATACATGATCAACAATTTTCTATACATGTGCAACATTTTatgaatgcttgattaacattttgaaatgcttttgaaAGCAAAAAACGAAAACAAAAAACAGACAAAAAGGCTGTGGGCTCCCGTGTGAGTGGGCTGGCCCCTTCAGCGAGTCGGAAGTTGGACTTGCTGCAGGGGAGATATAGGCGTACCCAGGAGAGAGGGCCGCTACTGCAGGCAACCAAGAGCTCCACTGCAAGACTTTGTGAAAATTCATCTGGATGCAGGGATTAGACGTGGAAGAGGAGGCTCGATGGTAGCAGTCTGTCGTGATCAGAACGGGACATACCTTGGGAGTTCGGCTCTCGTTGTGGCGGGTGTCGACGATCCAGCCACAGTTGAAGCAATAGCCTGCCAGGAAGCACTGTGCTTGGCGGAGGATCTCCATCTCCAACAATTTATTGTGCCCTCCGATTCTAAGCAGGTTATAGGAGACATTGCGAACGGA
It encodes:
- the LOC119304328 gene encoding E3 ubiquitin-protein ligase SINA-like 11 isoform X1, with the protein product MSKQKPSQAKSARPMEPPSPRTALENLTLVDADALDCGVCFLPLKPPIFQCMVGHVLCLQCRDKLASARSCHVCRAPMDGGYRRSHAMEKLVDSIRAPCPNAPYGCATKPAYHDLQPHIKACQHAPCHCPEEACGFVGSTETLLAHFTTGHGWPCTTDVRAEESFHMELREGFNVVDVVDLDGAMKLLFLVMVSPERLGRAISAVCVRPPRADGDEPNFYLYGLELEFDRPSRWHGDRQKSCFDVECTDLSDGLPNADDRFQFLVPHIIVLPYDDNPINIRACIYTQIR
- the LOC119304328 gene encoding E3 ubiquitin-protein ligase SINA-like 11 isoform X2, giving the protein MEPPSPRTALENLTLVDADALDCGVCFLPLKPPIFQCMVGHVLCLQCRDKLASARSCHVCRAPMDGGYRRSHAMEKLVDSIRAPCPNAPYGCATKPAYHDLQPHIKACQHAPCHCPEEACGFVGSTETLLAHFTTGHGWPCTTDVRAEESFHMELREGFNVVDVVDLDGAMKLLFLVMVSPERLGRAISAVCVRPPRADGDEPNFYLYGLELEFDRPSRWHGDRQKSCFDVECTDLSDGLPNADDRFQFLVPHIIVLPYDDNPINIRACIYTQIR